Proteins encoded together in one Microbacterium oxydans window:
- the ftsW gene encoding putative lipid II flippase FtsW encodes MTQVSRPPRSESGGLAARVSLGRRFTPVSMEFLLIASTALLLTLFGLVMVLSATSATAVASGQDPMGGVLRQGMFALVGIPLMFLISRMPVAFLKKMAWPALFGAVALQLLVFTPLGIADGGNRNWILIAGFTLQPSEFLKLALALWIAAVLLRKQAMLGTWHHVFIPVIPVGALAIGTVLAGHDLGTAMVLVLILLGCLFFSGVKLRLFILPLVIGIVAVLAYALSSQDRMRRITATCDNMALYDTDCYQSIHGIWGMASGGIFGLGLGNSQEKYGWLPAAGNDFIFAIVGEELGLIGCIVVLALFTFFTIGAFHIIRKTPDPFIRVAAGGITVWIVGQAVMNIGVVIGIFPVMGVPLPFMSQGGTALLAVLIACGVLLAFARTIPVVEKQSAERGRVAR; translated from the coding sequence ATGACGCAGGTATCCCGCCCTCCGCGGTCTGAGTCGGGCGGTCTCGCGGCCCGGGTCTCCCTCGGGCGCCGGTTCACACCGGTGTCGATGGAGTTCCTCCTCATCGCCTCGACCGCTCTGCTGCTGACCCTCTTCGGTCTGGTCATGGTGCTGTCCGCCACGAGCGCGACCGCCGTCGCGAGCGGACAGGACCCGATGGGCGGAGTGCTCCGTCAGGGGATGTTCGCGCTGGTCGGCATCCCGTTGATGTTCCTGATCAGCCGCATGCCGGTGGCGTTCCTGAAGAAGATGGCGTGGCCGGCCCTCTTCGGCGCCGTCGCCCTCCAGCTGCTCGTGTTCACACCCCTGGGAATCGCCGACGGCGGCAACCGGAACTGGATCCTGATCGCCGGATTCACCCTGCAGCCCTCCGAGTTCCTCAAGCTCGCGCTCGCCCTGTGGATCGCCGCCGTGCTGCTGCGCAAGCAGGCCATGCTCGGCACCTGGCACCACGTGTTCATCCCCGTGATCCCGGTCGGCGCGCTGGCGATCGGCACGGTGCTCGCCGGGCATGACCTCGGCACGGCGATGGTACTGGTCCTGATCCTGCTGGGCTGCCTGTTCTTCTCCGGGGTCAAGCTCCGGCTGTTCATCCTCCCGCTCGTGATCGGCATCGTCGCCGTGCTCGCCTACGCGCTGTCGAGTCAGGACCGGATGCGGCGCATCACGGCGACCTGCGACAACATGGCGCTCTACGACACGGACTGCTACCAGTCGATCCACGGCATCTGGGGCATGGCATCCGGCGGCATCTTCGGCCTCGGCCTCGGCAACTCGCAGGAGAAGTACGGCTGGCTGCCCGCGGCGGGCAACGACTTCATCTTCGCGATCGTGGGTGAGGAACTGGGGCTGATCGGCTGCATCGTCGTGCTCGCCCTGTTCACGTTCTTCACGATCGGCGCCTTCCACATCATCCGCAAGACGCCGGATCCCTTCATCCGCGTCGCCGCCGGCGGCATCACGGTGTGGATCGTCGGCCAGGCCGTGATGAACATCGGCGTGGTGATCGGCATCTTCCCGGTGATGGGCGTCCCCCTCCCGTTCATGTCGCAGGGTGGCACAGCGCTGTTGGCCGTGCTCATCGCGTGCGGTGTCCTCCTCGCCTTCGCCCGCACGATTCCGGTCGTCGAGAAGCAGTCAGCCGAGCGGGGTAGGGTCGCCAGGTGA